The Thermotoga sp. nucleotide sequence GTCTATAAGAAGGTTTCGAGTGTCTTCAGGTTAGAAATAGTGGAAGGGAGGAACAGCAATGGCTAGATATTTTCCCGTTCAAAAAACAACGATGGTGAAGCCAGAAGAGGTAGAGAGAAAGTGGTATGTTGTTGACGCTTCCGGAAAAGTTCTGGGAAGGTTGGCGACGCGGATAGCAAAGATTTTGATGGGAAAGCACAAACCTTATTACACCCCTCACGTTGACACAGGAGACTACGTGATCGTTGTGAACGCGGACAAGGTAGTGCTTACAGGTAAGAAGTGGGACCAGAAGGTGTACTACTGGCACTCTGGATATCCAGGTGGGCTTAAATCGATGACTGCAAGGCAGATGCTCCAGAAACACCCAGAAAGGCTCGTATGGCTTGCGGTCAAGAGGA carries:
- the rplM gene encoding 50S ribosomal protein L13, with the translated sequence MARYFPVQKTTMVKPEEVERKWYVVDASGKVLGRLATRIAKILMGKHKPYYTPHVDTGDYVIVVNADKVVLTGKKWDQKVYYWHSGYPGGLKSMTARQMLQKHPERLVWLAVKRMLPKNRLGRKMLRRLKVYASPEHPHQAQKPEPIEL